Proteins from a single region of Starkeya sp. ORNL1:
- a CDS encoding UDP-N-acetylmuramoylalanyl-D-glutamyl-2,6-diaminopimelate--D-alanyl-D-alanine ligase — MNVHAEGPPLWTPDELATATGGTLRGAPAVAINGVSIDSRTLAPGDAFFAIKGDNSDGHSYVAAATGRGAGLSIVASERVAELPADAPLLIVEDVLRALEHAGRTARERSGARIVAVTGSVGKTTTKEALLFALGADGPTHASAASYNNHWGVPLSLARLPRGARYGVFELGMNHPGEITPLTAMVRPHIAIITTIEPVHIAQFSGIEAIADAKAEIFSGIEPGGAAVLNRDNPQFARLRAAAKAAGIAKIVGFGEHKGSQARLLSVALQPDGSTATADILGQTISFKVGLPGRHIVQNALAVLAAAKLAGADLCLAALALASLGPPPGRGVRTPLAVKGGQALLIDESYNANPASMRAALDVLGRIPVEGRGRRIAVLGDMLELGEGGETMHRDLAGAVGSSADLVFCAGPLMHALWDALPPNRRGACAPDAAALLPLVADALRAGDVLVVKGSNGSRMGPLARALAERFRANSVPAEG; from the coding sequence ATGAACGTGCATGCGGAGGGGCCTCCGCTCTGGACGCCGGACGAACTCGCCACGGCAACCGGCGGCACGCTACGCGGCGCGCCGGCAGTGGCGATCAATGGCGTCTCCATCGATAGCCGCACGCTCGCTCCGGGCGACGCCTTCTTCGCCATCAAGGGCGACAATAGCGACGGGCATTCCTATGTCGCGGCCGCGACCGGCCGTGGCGCCGGGCTGAGCATCGTCGCTAGCGAGCGGGTCGCCGAGCTGCCGGCGGATGCGCCGCTGCTGATCGTCGAGGACGTGCTCAGGGCGCTGGAGCATGCCGGGCGCACAGCGCGGGAGCGCAGCGGCGCGCGCATCGTCGCGGTGACCGGCTCGGTCGGCAAGACCACCACCAAGGAAGCGCTGCTGTTCGCGCTCGGTGCCGACGGCCCGACCCACGCCTCCGCCGCCTCCTACAATAATCACTGGGGCGTGCCGCTCTCGCTGGCGCGGCTGCCGCGCGGCGCGCGCTACGGCGTGTTCGAGCTCGGCATGAACCATCCCGGCGAGATCACGCCGCTTACCGCCATGGTGCGCCCGCACATCGCGATCATCACCACCATCGAACCGGTGCACATCGCGCAGTTCTCCGGCATCGAGGCCATTGCCGACGCCAAGGCGGAGATATTTTCCGGCATCGAGCCCGGCGGTGCGGCGGTGCTGAACCGCGACAATCCGCAATTCGCCCGGTTGCGCGCCGCGGCAAAGGCCGCGGGCATCGCGAAGATTGTCGGTTTCGGCGAGCACAAGGGCTCGCAGGCCCGCCTGCTCAGCGTCGCCTTGCAGCCGGACGGCTCGACCGCGACCGCCGACATCCTCGGCCAGACCATCAGCTTCAAGGTCGGGCTGCCCGGCCGGCACATCGTGCAGAACGCGCTCGCGGTGCTGGCGGCGGCCAAGCTCGCCGGCGCCGATCTCTGCCTTGCCGCGCTGGCGCTGGCCTCGCTCGGGCCGCCGCCGGGGCGGGGCGTGCGCACGCCGCTCGCGGTGAAGGGCGGCCAGGCGCTGCTGATCGACGAGAGCTACAACGCCAATCCTGCCTCGATGCGCGCCGCGCTCGACGTGCTGGGCCGCATCCCGGTCGAGGGCCGTGGCCGGCGCATCGCCGTGCTGGGCGACATGCTGGAACTGGGCGAGGGCGGCGAGACGATGCACCGCGATCTGGCGGGCGCCGTCGGCTCATCCGCCGATCTCGTCTTCTGTGCCGGTCCGCTGATGCATGCGCTGTGGGACGCGTTGCCGCCGAACCGGCGCGGCGCCTGCGCGCCCGATGCGGCGGCGCTGCTGCCGCTGGTGGCGGACGCGCTGCGCGCCGGCGACGTGCTGGTGGTAAAGGGTTCCAATGGCAGTCGCATGGGGCCTCTCGCCCGTGCGCTTGCCGAACGTTTTCGCGCGAACAGCGTGCCTGCGGAAGGTTGA